The genome window GTGGACAGGCTGCAATAGCTGGTAACATCTTAATCCGTCAGCGAGGTATGACTCACCACCCAGGTGAAAACGTATATGCTGGTAAGGACTTCACATTACACGCAAGAGTAGACGGACTCGTGAAGTTTACTAAGAAAAGAAACGATAGATCCTATGTATCTATAGTTCCTGTAGCTGAAGCTTAAGGAATATTTCTTTTTAACATATAAAATCCCAAATCGATTGACTCGGTTTGGGATTTTTTATTGGAATCCATTTAAAAAAGAGCAAGTTCTATACGTCAACTTACTCCTATTTATCTCTTCCTTAAGTTGAAGGTCTGCGTATATAAGAAAAGTTGTACAAGATTTGCAGCAAATGCTAGGTGACTTTACACCGCACTCACTTAGCTAATCCAGCTCTTCCCAATTCTACTATTAAGGAGTCACAGAACGCACCTTCGTCCAGCTCACCAATGTTTGCTATTTGAATGGTATATACATCAGCAAACCCTGTCTGATCAACTATAGACGTATCTCTTAGAGTATTGAGACTGTTCACCAACCTAGAGATAGGCCAGTCTTTCATTTTAATGGAATCTCCTGTGATTTTAAGACCTGCTTTGCCGTAAACGCCGGCAGCATTACCTCCTTGTATAAAGCCGTTGAGATGCCCTGTTACCACTTCCCTTTTTGAGAAATCTGTACTGCAAGAAGTGATGCATACTGCAATAAAAAGAACTACAAAGAACTGCTTCATGTTAATAATGTTGTTTTAGGTGGCACTGGTTGTACAATAACGAAGATAAAGTTTCTTTATTCTAAAATGAAATGATGACCCCGTATAGCATAAAAAATCCCGATAACATGCCATTGACATATCCTCGGGATTACTATTAATTATGTTAGAACCTTATGTTCTAATTCCTTTTAGACGCTTCTCAATCTTTTGCTTCTTTGCAGTAAGCAATTTCATAAGATCCATTAATTCTTCGTCTTTAGTTTCTTTGTAAACTTCGTTGATGCCAAGAATAAGCTCTTTAGCTTTTCTCGATGAATGCACTCTGTCGCTCGTCGACATATTACTCATCGATGAGCCTAGCCATTCATTTGCGTCTTTTATTATATCCATTTTTGTTTCATTTAATTTCGCTTTCGCGAAAGCGTAACTATAAGATTCACTTACGTGTCAAAAGTTAATCTATTTTATCATATATCCTAACAAATAACACGAATTTTAAGGAATTCTTAATATCTGTAATATTCTGGCTTGAAGGGTCCTTCAACCTTAACACCTATATAATCTGCTTGATCTTTCTTTAGTTCTGTAAGTTCGGCTCCCATTCTTTCTAAGTGAAGCGCTGCTACTTTTTCATCTAAATGCTTCGGCAACATATACACCTCATTTTCATAAGCGTCTCTATTGTTCCAAAGTTCCATTTGAGCTAGCGTTTGATTTGTGAATGAATTACTCATCACAAAACTAGGGTGACCTGTTGCACAACCTAAGTTAACAAGACGACCTTCAGCAAGAAGTATGATGTCTTTACCATCAATCGTATACTTATCTACCTGTGGCTTTATCTCTACTTTAGTGTTTCCGTAGTTATTGTTAAGGAAAGCTACATCTATCTCATTGTCAAAATGACCTATGTTACATACGATTACTTTATCCCTCATCGACTTAAAGTGTTCACCACGTATGATGTCTTTATTACCAGTAGTGGTAATAACGATATCTGCATTTCCTACTACATTCTCTAGTTTCTTTACTTCAAAACCATCCATTACCGCTTGTAAGGCACAAATAGGGTCAATTTCAGTAACGGTTACGATAGATCCAGCACCTTTAAACGAAGAAGCTGTTCCTTTTCCTACGTCTCCATAACCACAAACGACAATACGCTTACCGGCAAGCATGGTATCCGTAGCACGACGTACCGCATCTACTGCACTCTCGCGACAACCGTATTTGTTATCAAATTTAGATTTAGTTACAGAATCATTTACGTTAATGGCTGGCATCACCAGTGTTCCATTCTTCATACGTTCGTATAATCTGTGTACTCCAGTAGTTGTCTCTTCAGACAGCCCATTGATTCCTTTAGCCAATTCTGGGAACTGGTCAAAAACCATGTTGGTCAAATCTCCACCATCATCTAAGATCATGTTCAATTGCTTGCGGTCTTCACCAAAGAAAAGCGTTTGCTCGATACACCAATTAAATTCCTCTTCGTTCATACCTTTCCAGGCATAAACAGGAATTCCTGCAGCAGCTATAGCAGCAGCAGCATGATCTTGTGTAGAAAAAATATTACAAGAAGACCAAGTAACATCTGCTCCTAACGCTACAAGCGTTTCAATTAATACAGCAGTTTGTATGGTCATGTGAAGACATCCAGCGATACGCGCACCCTTAAGAGGCTGCTCATCTTTATATTCTTCTCTCAATGACATCAAGCCAGGCATCTCTGCTTCGGCTAATTCTATTTCTAGACGTCCATACTCTGCAAGAGACATGTCTTTTACTTTATAGGGTACGTAAGGAACTGTTTTAGTGCTCATATACTTATTGTTTTGGTAGTTGTGTCGCTGATTGTATTAGAAATCACCATTTTAAATACCTTTTTTATTTATTAAATTGCGGGTGCAAACTTACGCAAAATCAGCCAATTTTCATGCCAATTTTTCAATCCATTAACAACCGCGAGAACACTAAGATTTTTATCTGGAAAATCACCGAGCCCGAAGCTTTTCTGAGAGCAGACATAGAGCTGTCCGAAAACTCTGTGAATAGACTGTCTACGATGAGTTCAGAGCTTCACAGGCGTGGTTTTTTGAGCATAAGACACTTATTAAAACAGGCTGGTTACAGCGATCTAGACCTTTATTATTCAGAGCATGGAAAACCGCATCTAACTGATGACAAGTACATATCTATCACCCACAGTTTTGAATTTACGGCCATTATCATCAGTGATGTACCTATAGGAATAGACATCGAGAAGCAGCGTGATAAGATAAAACGCATTGCTCCTAAGTTTATAGGCTATGAAGAAAATTTTATTGCTTCTTTAGAAGATCCTGTAAAAGAGCTTACGGTGGTTTGGGGAGCTAAGGAGTCTATGTACAAACTCTACGGTCATAAGGGCCTGGGTTTTAAAGCGCATTGCCTCGTAGCGTCTTTTACTATGGAAAGCGAGGAAACGGTGGCACGCCTTGTTTTTAAAGATGACAACCTAAAATTTGATGTGTTTTTTAAAGAGGTAGAAAACTTTATGCTCGCATACGTAATTCCTTCCCGCAATGCCTGATTTACTTATAAGTATAAAGCAAGCAAATCGCAGTCTTGCCGTATTGATTGATCCAGAAAAAATGCCGTTGGATGCTGTTGCCGCTTTCGCGAAAGCGATACCATCAACTATCTCTTCTCTAAAAGAAAAATTGCAAATCGATCAATTTTTCTTCTTTGTAGGTGGTAGCAGCATGGAAAATACGGGCTTTGATGAATGGGTAAAAGAACTGAAGAAACACACCGACACAACTGTAGTTATATTTCCTGGATCACCAGAACAACTCTCTGAAAATGCCGACGGACTATTATTTCTAAGTCTTCTCTCCGGGCGTAATCCAGAATTTTTGATTGAACATCAAGTAGATGCGGCGAGGCGGTTAAAAGAAACACATCTAGAGATTGTTCCAACAGGATACCTGTTGATCGATGGTGGTAAAGAGACAGCTGTACAATGCGTTTCAAAAACATTGCCTTTGCCTCAAAACAACGTTGAAAATATTGTAAACCATGCCTATGCAGCCCAATTAATGGGAAATCAGCTGGTTTACCTAGAGGCTGGAAGTGGCGCTGTGAAATCTGTAGCAACAGAGATCGTGCGGGAGGTAAGTGCTCAAATAAATGTTCCGTTAATTGTTGGAGGCGGATTGAGAACTATTGCTCAGATAGAAGCGATTTACAAAGCTGGAGCAAAAATGGTGGTAGTAGGAACGGCAATTGAAGAGAATATCAATTGGAATGGCTAGTTTTGTACAGCTATAAAAAATCTAAATAAAAATGAAAGCATCCATAGAACTTACCATGTCGCCACTTCAAGACGATTATGAGCAACACATTATCGATTTTATAAAAACCTTGCGCAGCTCTGAATTTACAGTTATAGAGAATCCGCTGGCGACCCAAATTTATGGAGAATTTGTTCCCATGATGGAGTTTCTTACTAAAGAAATAAATTCTAGTATGGAGAAGACTAAAGCTGTTCTTTTTTATATAAAAGTAGTAAAGACAGACCGTCATGATTACGAGCCTTTCTTTTAATGGAGGTTTTAGAATTTATTTTTGGACAGTATAGCGAGTACAGTTCAACGCACATACTTCTAGAAGCGATTGCTATCGTAGCAAGTATCATCAGCGTGCTTTATTCTTTAAAAAACAATGTTCTCGTATTCCCTTACGGGATCATCAGCACCGGGATATTTGTTTATTTATTGAATGAATGGAACTTGTTGGGTGATATGATCATCAACATTTATTATTTTGTCATGAGTATCTACGGTTGGTACGTTTGGACTAGAAAAGATGAAAACAAAAAAGTCACTCCTATTTCTACAACAGACCATTTAGACTGGTTAAAATCATCAGCGATATGTATAGGTTCTGGAATATTTGTTTACTTTATTTATTGGAAATTTGAACGGTTTGAAAATTGGATAAGCTATCTGGACATACTGACCACAAGCATTGCTTTTGTTGGTATGTGGTTAATGGCATTGCGCAAGATTGAATACTGGCTAGTTTTACTGGTAGCTAACGTAATTTCAGTTCCCTTATATTTTTATAAAGGTTATGGAATGACCGGACTTTTATTTATATTTCTCTCGATCATCGCCTGGAAAGGTTACCAAGAATGGAAAAAATACCTCAACAAACAGCCTTTAAAGGCGTAAAAATCGTTCTTTATGGACCGGAGAGTACTGGCAAAAGCACCCTTGCTCGTCAGCTTACAGAACATTTTGAAACTATAAAAGTAGATGAATTTGCTCGCGATTACCTGCAGGAAAAATTTGATCAAACAGGTAAATCTTGTGAATATGAAGATTTGGTTCCCATAGCAGTAGGACAAAGAAAAGCTGAAAATGATGCGTTAACTACTGCAAACAATCATCTCTTTTGCGATACAGATGCACTAGAAACCTATGTATATTCTTTAGCTTATTTTGATAAAGCACCAGTAGAACTAGAAGAAGCTGCAAGAAAAAGTGATTATGACTTATATTTACTCCTAGATGTAGACATTCCATGGGTTGCAGACGATTTAAGGGATAGACCAGAAGACAGGAAACAGATGTTCGAGCGTTTTGAAAATGGACTCCTAGACTTTCAGAAAAAATATAGTATAATTAGTGGCGCAGGAGAGGAGCGTTTTAAAAATGCCATCACCGCAATAAAAAAGCTAAAAGACAAATGAAACTAACCGCCATACAAGAAAGACAACTTCAGGAAAAAGGAATCTCAAAAGAAACACTTGAAAAACAACTCTATCGTTTTAAAAACGGCTTTCCAGGAGTGATTTTGAATCGTGCTGCCACCGTCAATGACGGAATTGTGCCCATTAAACAATTAGATGTCGATGCCTTAATCTTTAATTATGAGGCTACTAGGGATCAACTAGACATTATCAAATTTGTTCCTGCCAGTGGTGCCGCAACACGCATGTTTAAATTTCTACATGAATTTCTTAATAATTTCAACCAGAACAAACAGAGCATCAATAGTTATATCAATAACAATAAAGCAAATGATCTGTTTACTTTTCTTGTAGGTAGACGTGATTTGCCGTTTTATACTGAAATAATGGAGTCCATAAAAAAGAAAAACTCCGACTGGTCTAACAAATCAAAAACAGAAAAAGAAACTATTTTTGTCAAAGAAGTGCTTACGCCTTCTGGTTTTAACTATGCTGCAATGCCTAAAGGACTTGTTCCTTTTCACAAATACGAAGACTACAGTGCCACAGCCTTTGAAGAACATCTCTTTGAAGCATCTGTATACGCTTCCAGTAATGGAAAAGCCAAATTACATTTTACCATTGCTCCTGCTTTTGAAGATGCCTTTACGGCAGAGTTTGATCAGATCAAAAAGAATATCGAAAAAAGGACCAAAACAAAATTTGACATCGATTTCTCCTATCAATCACCAGCCACAGACACCCTAGCTGTGGACTTGAAGGACAATCCTATCGTCTTTGAAGATGGGACTTTATTCTTCCGACCGGCGGGACACGGAGCACTGATCAACAATCTTAACCAGATCGATGCTGACCTTATTTTTATCAAGAATATTGATAATGTAACGATCTCCAGTTTGGAAAAAGAAACCTCCCATTACAAAAAACTTCTCGCAGGATACCTGTTGCACTTAAGAACAAAAACCTTTGAATACTTAAACATTTTAGAGAAAAATGATATGGAAGATTCCACAAGGGAAGAAATTGAAAAATTCTTGACTGAAGAGCTAACTGCTGTGCTGCCTAAAGACTATTACAAATATAAAACCAATTACCAGCTCGAACATCTTTACCATCAGTTAGACAGACCACTTCGTGTTTGCGGTATGGTAAAGAACGAGGGAGAATCTGGCGGTGGCCCTTTCTGGGTACACAATCAGCGTGGTGAACTGTCTATCGAAATCGTGGAAACGGCACAAATGAACAAAAGCGATCCAAGACAGAAAAAAATCGCCAAAGAAGCAACACATTTCAATCCAGTAGATCTTATTTGTAACGTACGAAATCATAAAGGAGAAAAGTATGATCTCTCTGAATACTGCGATGAGGACACTGGCTTTATCACCTACAAATCCCGTCAGGGACAAGAAATTAAAGCTCAAGAGCTTCCTGGTTTGTGGAATGGAGGCATGGCTTATTGGAATACCATTTTTGTCGAGGTGCCCCTCATTACTTTTAATCCAGTAAAAACAGTGACTGATTTATTAAAATCTGCGCATCAACTGGACTGATGAATATAGAACTGTTACATAAAGAAGTTATTTATAAAGCTGTTACCAGCAGTGGTCCAGGTGGGCAACATGTAAATAAGGTTGCCACAAAAATTCAATTGTATTTTGATGTTTTGAATAGTCTCGCTTTCGCGAAAGCGGAACACGAAAGAATCCTAACTGCATTATCAAAACAACTCACCACAGAAGGAGTGCTGCAAATCAACTGCCAAGAATCTAGAAGTCAAGCAAAAAATAAAGAACTGGCATTTAAAAAACTAATTGCAACACTTTCTAAGGCAAGCGTTGTTCCTAAAGTACGGAAGAAGAGAACCGTTCCCAAGGCCGTGAAACGCAAACGGCTCAACGATAAGAAAAAACACAGCGAAAAAAAGAAAGATCGCAATTTTAAACATCCATAGTATTTAAAAAATCAAACGCAAAGTCTTATTAATCACAAATCCTTTCAACATGAAATATTACGCCTACCTTATTCTATCCCTTATTTTGATTTCCTGTAATCAACAACCAGAGGTTTCATCAACAGACCAAAGTGATTCTAAAACATCTGAATTACAAGAAGCAAGAACTAACGAATTTGCTATAGTTATTCACGGAGGCGCTGGTACAATAAAGAGGGAGAACATGACTCCAGAGTTAGAGATTCAATACAATGAAAAGCTATCGGAAGCTATAAAAGCAGGACACGAGATCCTCAAAAATGGAGGCGATGCTATGGACGCGGTAGAAGCAAGCATAAGAATTATGGAAGATTCTCCTTTATTCAATTCGGGTAAAGGCGCTGTATTTACGCATGATGGGATCAATTCTTTAGATGCCAGTTTTATGGATGGAAAGACCTTAAATGCTGGTGCCATTGCTGGAGTAACCACCGTAAAAAATCCAATTTCCCTTGCTAGAAAAGTAATGACCGATTCAGAACATGTTTTACTGAGCGGCACAGGAGCAGACGAGTTTGCTAAATCACTTAGCGATGAAAACATAGAAATAGTAGATAACAGCTACTTTTTTACAGAGAATAGGTACCAATCCTTGCAGCGAGTTCTAGCAAAAGAAAAGGAAGGTGACCAAAAAACAGCGCTTTTAGAACTGGAAGATCCGTTTATTAAAGACTCTAAATATGGGACAGTAGGTTGTGTCGCTCTAGATAAAAATGGAAATATCGCTGCAGGAACGAGCACTGGTGGTATGACCAATAAAAAATACGGCCGTATAGGTGATTCTCCTCTTATAGGCAGCGGTACTTATGCCAACAACAACACCTGTGGGGTTTCCAGTACTGGACATGGCGAGTACTTTATAAGAGCACAAGTCGCTTATGACATCAGCGCATTAATGGAATATGGGGGTAAAACACTTGAAGAAGCTACAGAAGAAGTGATCCAAAAAAAGCTGGTCGATCTAGGTGGAACCGGGGGAATTATTGCTTTAGATCATTTGGGGAATATCTCCATGGAATTTAATACAGCAGGGATGTATCGAGCGATGATGGACGATCAGGGAACACTTACTGTTGGTATGTATAAGGAGTAAATGAGGAATGAAGTATTCAGAATTTTGAAAATTCAAAATTCTTAGACAAGAAAAAACCGAATAGATCCGGCTAAATAAATAGAACTTCGCAGGCGACAAAATAAATTACTAGTAGCAGACTTCAATCTGCTCATTCTAAATTGAAATAAAACACCAATGAAAATCATATCCTATAACGTCAACGGTATCAGAGCCGCGATGAAGAAAGAATTTATCGCATGGCTTACTGCTGCAAATCCCGATGTACTTTGTTTACAAGAAATAAAAGCTCAAGAAGATCAAATAGATAAGGAAGCTTTTACTGCTGCTGGATATAAGTACCAATACTATTACAGCGCACAGAAAAAAGGCTATTCTGGAACAGCCATTATCTCTAAGATCCAACCAGATCATGTGGAATATGGAACTGGTATAGAAACTATGGATTATGAGGGAAGAAATATCAGAGCAGATTTTGGCGATGTATCTGTCATGAGCATGTACTTACCTAGCGGAACTAATGATGCTAGATTGAGCTTCAAATTTGAATATATGGAGCAATTTCTAGAGTATTCTAAAGAACTGAGAAAAGAACGTCCTAATGTATTGATCTGTGGCGATTATAACATCTGTCACAAAGCCATTGATATTCACGATCCGATACGTTTAAAAAACACGTCCGGTTTCTTGCCAGAAGAACGAGAATGGATGGATCGATTTGTTGCAAGCGGTTTTATAGATACGTTTAGAATCTTTAACGATCAGCCAGACCAGTATTCTTGGTGGAGTTACCGTGGTGGTTCTCGAGCAAGAAATAAAGGCTGGAGATTAGATTACCACATGGTAAACGACAGTTTAAAGGAACGTGTTAAAAGATCTGTAATCCTAAGTGAGGCAGTACATAGTGATCACTGTCCTGTAATGGTGGAGATTGATTGAGAATTTAAAAACATAAAGATTATACTAGCCGCTCCCTGGCAGAATTGGAATAAACACTTTCGTTATTTTACATAACTTCTCCAGCCAGATTTTATAAAATGACAAGTTGCTTGATTCTAGGTTTTATACCACCGAAATGACCAAAGAGAAAAGTGGATTTTATATCAAATTAGAATTTAAAAACATCAGATGCGCCAGTAAATAATAGTGTTCGGGCGATCAATAAATTTGTCTAACTCTTTAATGGTTTTCAAGACGGTTTTGATCAATCAGTAAAGGCCGCTAGAGACTTAGAAGGAAAAATCAAATGGAATGACACAGAGTATATAAAATTATCACAACTGCAAACGAGCCTGTTTTTTTATTTTAGAAAAGTAAGAGCTACACCATCAGAACCTGATAATGAATTGATAAACCGTCATCTTTAATTTGATTAGAAAAAGAACTGTCGACAATAAATTAGATTGAAATAATCAAGAAAAGCCCTCCAGCACAACAACAAACTCACCTCTGGGCTTTTTAAGCTCAAAATGAGTGATAGCCTCTGTTACCGTACCTCTAAAATGTTCTTCATACATCTTGGTAATCTCTCGAGAGATAGAAACTTGTCGTTCTTCTCCGTAGTGT of Nonlabens sp. Ci31 contains these proteins:
- a CDS encoding 4'-phosphopantetheinyl transferase family protein, which gives rise to MPIFQSINNRENTKIFIWKITEPEAFLRADIELSENSVNRLSTMSSELHRRGFLSIRHLLKQAGYSDLDLYYSEHGKPHLTDDKYISITHSFEFTAIIISDVPIGIDIEKQRDKIKRIAPKFIGYEENFIASLEDPVKELTVVWGAKESMYKLYGHKGLGFKAHCLVASFTMESEETVARLVFKDDNLKFDVFFKEVENFMLAYVIPSRNA
- a CDS encoding AAA family ATPase, with product MEKIPQQTAFKGVKIVLYGPESTGKSTLARQLTEHFETIKVDEFARDYLQEKFDQTGKSCEYEDLVPIAVGQRKAENDALTTANNHLFCDTDALETYVYSLAYFDKAPVELEEAARKSDYDLYLLLDVDIPWVADDLRDRPEDRKQMFERFENGLLDFQKKYSIISGAGEERFKNAITAIKKLKDK
- a CDS encoding geranylgeranylglyceryl/heptaprenylglyceryl phosphate synthase translates to MPDLLISIKQANRSLAVLIDPEKMPLDAVAAFAKAIPSTISSLKEKLQIDQFFFFVGGSSMENTGFDEWVKELKKHTDTTVVIFPGSPEQLSENADGLLFLSLLSGRNPEFLIEHQVDAARRLKETHLEIVPTGYLLIDGGKETAVQCVSKTLPLPQNNVENIVNHAYAAQLMGNQLVYLEAGSGAVKSVATEIVREVSAQINVPLIVGGGLRTIAQIEAIYKAGAKMVVVGTAIEENINWNG
- the pnuC gene encoding nicotinamide riboside transporter PnuC; protein product: MEVLEFIFGQYSEYSSTHILLEAIAIVASIISVLYSLKNNVLVFPYGIISTGIFVYLLNEWNLLGDMIINIYYFVMSIYGWYVWTRKDENKKVTPISTTDHLDWLKSSAICIGSGIFVYFIYWKFERFENWISYLDILTTSIAFVGMWLMALRKIEYWLVLLVANVISVPLYFYKGYGMTGLLFIFLSIIAWKGYQEWKKYLNKQPLKA
- a CDS encoding isoaspartyl peptidase/L-asparaginase family protein, encoding MKYYAYLILSLILISCNQQPEVSSTDQSDSKTSELQEARTNEFAIVIHGGAGTIKRENMTPELEIQYNEKLSEAIKAGHEILKNGGDAMDAVEASIRIMEDSPLFNSGKGAVFTHDGINSLDASFMDGKTLNAGAIAGVTTVKNPISLARKVMTDSEHVLLSGTGADEFAKSLSDENIEIVDNSYFFTENRYQSLQRVLAKEKEGDQKTALLELEDPFIKDSKYGTVGCVALDKNGNIAAGTSTGGMTNKKYGRIGDSPLIGSGTYANNNTCGVSSTGHGEYFIRAQVAYDISALMEYGGKTLEEATEEVIQKKLVDLGGTGGIIALDHLGNISMEFNTAGMYRAMMDDQGTLTVGMYKE
- the arfB gene encoding alternative ribosome rescue aminoacyl-tRNA hydrolase ArfB, giving the protein MNIELLHKEVIYKAVTSSGPGGQHVNKVATKIQLYFDVLNSLAFAKAEHERILTALSKQLTTEGVLQINCQESRSQAKNKELAFKKLIATLSKASVVPKVRKKRTVPKAVKRKRLNDKKKHSEKKKDRNFKHP
- a CDS encoding exodeoxyribonuclease III, whose translation is MKIISYNVNGIRAAMKKEFIAWLTAANPDVLCLQEIKAQEDQIDKEAFTAAGYKYQYYYSAQKKGYSGTAIISKIQPDHVEYGTGIETMDYEGRNIRADFGDVSVMSMYLPSGTNDARLSFKFEYMEQFLEYSKELRKERPNVLICGDYNICHKAIDIHDPIRLKNTSGFLPEEREWMDRFVASGFIDTFRIFNDQPDQYSWWSYRGGSRARNKGWRLDYHMVNDSLKERVKRSVILSEAVHSDHCPVMVEID
- a CDS encoding DUF4301 family protein, whose amino-acid sequence is MKLTAIQERQLQEKGISKETLEKQLYRFKNGFPGVILNRAATVNDGIVPIKQLDVDALIFNYEATRDQLDIIKFVPASGAATRMFKFLHEFLNNFNQNKQSINSYINNNKANDLFTFLVGRRDLPFYTEIMESIKKKNSDWSNKSKTEKETIFVKEVLTPSGFNYAAMPKGLVPFHKYEDYSATAFEEHLFEASVYASSNGKAKLHFTIAPAFEDAFTAEFDQIKKNIEKRTKTKFDIDFSYQSPATDTLAVDLKDNPIVFEDGTLFFRPAGHGALINNLNQIDADLIFIKNIDNVTISSLEKETSHYKKLLAGYLLHLRTKTFEYLNILEKNDMEDSTREEIEKFLTEELTAVLPKDYYKYKTNYQLEHLYHQLDRPLRVCGMVKNEGESGGGPFWVHNQRGELSIEIVETAQMNKSDPRQKKIAKEATHFNPVDLICNVRNHKGEKYDLSEYCDEDTGFITYKSRQGQEIKAQELPGLWNGGMAYWNTIFVEVPLITFNPVKTVTDLLKSAHQLD
- the rpmA gene encoding 50S ribosomal protein L27, producing the protein MAHKKGVGSSKNGRESESKRLGVKIFGGQAAIAGNILIRQRGMTHHPGENVYAGKDFTLHARVDGLVKFTKKRNDRSYVSIVPVAEA
- the ahcY gene encoding adenosylhomocysteinase codes for the protein MSTKTVPYVPYKVKDMSLAEYGRLEIELAEAEMPGLMSLREEYKDEQPLKGARIAGCLHMTIQTAVLIETLVALGADVTWSSCNIFSTQDHAAAAIAAAGIPVYAWKGMNEEEFNWCIEQTLFFGEDRKQLNMILDDGGDLTNMVFDQFPELAKGINGLSEETTTGVHRLYERMKNGTLVMPAINVNDSVTKSKFDNKYGCRESAVDAVRRATDTMLAGKRIVVCGYGDVGKGTASSFKGAGSIVTVTEIDPICALQAVMDGFEVKKLENVVGNADIVITTTGNKDIIRGEHFKSMRDKVIVCNIGHFDNEIDVAFLNNNYGNTKVEIKPQVDKYTIDGKDIILLAEGRLVNLGCATGHPSFVMSNSFTNQTLAQMELWNNRDAYENEVYMLPKHLDEKVAALHLERMGAELTELKKDQADYIGVKVEGPFKPEYYRY